A stretch of the Malus sylvestris chromosome 10, drMalSylv7.2, whole genome shotgun sequence genome encodes the following:
- the LOC126586180 gene encoding shaggy-related protein kinase eta, with amino-acid sequence MADDKEISAPVVDGSDPTGHIISTTIGGKNGEPKQTISYMAERVVGTGSFGIVFQAKCLESGETVAIKKVLQDRRYKNRELQLMRVMDHPNVVSLKHCFFSTTSKNELFLNLVMEYVPETMYRVLKHYSNANQRMPLIYVKLYMYQIFRGLAYIHSVPGVCHRDLKPQNLLVDPLTHQVKLCDFGSAKVLVKGEGNISYICSRFYRAPELIFGATDYTTSIDIWSAGCVLAELLLGQPLFPGENAVDQLVEIIKVLGTPTREEIRCMNPNYTDFRFPQIKAHPWHKVFHKRMPPEAIDLASRLLQYSPSLRCTALEACAHSFFDDLREPNARLPNGRPFPPLFNFKQELSGATPEFINRLIPDHVKRQMGLNFSHPAGT; translated from the exons ATGGCTGACGATAAG GAAATTTCTGCTCCCGTTGTAGACGGTAGCGATCCGACCGGTCACATCATATCCACAACCATTGGAGGCAAAAATGGAGAACCAAAACAG ACTATTAGTTACATGGCGGAGCGCGTTGTGGGAACCGGTTCATTTGGAATTGTTTTCCAG GCGAAATGCTTGGAAAGTGGCGAGACTGTGGCTATAAAGAAGGTTTTGCAGGACAGAAGATACAAGAATCGGGAACTTCAATTGATGCGTGTGATGGACCATCCAAATGTGGTTTCTTTGAAGCACTGTTTCTTTTCCACTACCAGTAAAAATGAACTCTTTCTCAATCTGGTTATGGAATATGTCCCAGAGACTATGTACCGCGTTTTGAAGCATTACAGCAATGCAAACCAGAGAATGCCACTGATCTATGTCAAGCTTTACATGTACCAG ATTTTTAGAGGGCTGGCTTACATACACAGCGTTCCTGGAGTTTGCCATAGGGATTTGAAGCCTCAAAATCTTCTGGTTGATCCTCTTACTCACCAAGTTAAGCTTTGTGATTTTGGAAGTGCAAAAGTGCTG GTGAAAGGAGAAGGAAACATATCATACATATGTTCACGTTTCTATCGGGCTCCTGAACTTATATTTGGTGCCACGGATTATACAACTTCAATCGATATCTGGTCAGCTGGTTGTGTCCTAGCAGAGCTTCTTTTGGGCCAG CCATTGTTCCCGGGAGAAAATGCAGTTGACCAGCTTGTGGAGATCATCAAG GTTCTTGGCACGCCAACACGTGAAGAAATTCGTTGCATGAATCCAAATTATACTGATTTTCGATTTCCACAGATAAAAGCTCATCCTTGGCACAAG GTTTTCCACAAACGGATGCCTCCAGAAGCAATTGATCTGGCTTCCAGACTGCTGCAATACTCACCAAGTCTTCGCTGCACAGCT CTAGAAGCTTGTGCACATTCTTTCTTTGATGACCTTCGTGAGCCCAATGCTCGTCTTCCAAACGGTCGCCCATTTCCACCTCTCTTTAATTTCAAGCAGGAG TTGTCCGGCGCCACCCCAGAATTTATCAATAGGTTGATACCTGATCATGTGAAACGCCAGATGGGTCTGAACTTCTCGCATCCGGCTGGCACATAA